Proteins from a genomic interval of Cognatishimia sp. WU-CL00825:
- a CDS encoding TrgA family protein, with protein sequence MPTAAKLFAALALALVAAIVSEQVKPLLPEGTDFGYFTLINAAYGAFFGWRFVGRHAGNGMIQAMNHGLTGMLALVIFALFMHGARLMLSNSLKMRYDSVAEAIQSIFGMMLENGLLLLHPPIITTLLAGALLSGLLAEAASRRWR encoded by the coding sequence ATGCCCACCGCCGCCAAATTATTTGCAGCCCTCGCCCTGGCCCTTGTGGCAGCGATTGTATCAGAGCAGGTCAAACCACTTCTGCCTGAGGGCACGGATTTTGGCTATTTCACGTTAATCAACGCAGCTTATGGGGCGTTTTTTGGTTGGCGTTTTGTCGGTCGTCATGCGGGCAACGGCATGATCCAAGCGATGAACCATGGGCTGACAGGCATGTTGGCTTTGGTTATTTTTGCCCTGTTTATGCATGGGGCTCGGCTGATGTTGTCCAATTCGCTGAAGATGCGCTACGACAGTGTGGCCGAGGCCATTCAATCGATTTTTGGCATGATGTTAGAAAACGGCTTGCTTTTGCTGCATCCGCCGATCATCACCACGTTGCTTGCAGGCGCTCTTCTTTCTGGCTTATTGGCAGAAGCAGCCTCGCGACGCTGGAGATAG
- a CDS encoding MDR family oxidoreductase, whose protein sequence is MFKALMVRKDDDSGKTTSAIETLTDAQLPDGSVTVSVEYSTVNYKDGLCLGSGGGLVRSYPHVPGIDFAGTVQDSQDPRYKAGDKVVLTGWRVGEMHWGGYAQKARVNADLLVPLPQGLSTRQAMAVGTAGFTAMLSVIALENHGLSPDKGPVLVTGAAGGVGSVASAILSNLGYEVAGVTGRPESAEFLKSLGVTTVVAREDINETVKRPLEKETWAGCIDAVGGDMLARVLGQMKYGGSVAAVGLAGGAQLPATVIPFLLRGVNLLGIDSVMQPFENRQIAWARIAKDLPMDKLEALAQPAVLSDLPDLGRDILKGQVKGRVVVDVNG, encoded by the coding sequence ATGTTCAAAGCACTGATGGTTCGCAAAGACGATGACAGCGGAAAAACAACAAGCGCCATCGAAACCTTAACTGACGCGCAATTGCCCGATGGGTCGGTCACTGTGTCCGTTGAGTATTCGACGGTAAATTACAAAGATGGCCTGTGTTTGGGGTCCGGCGGCGGTCTGGTGCGCAGCTATCCGCATGTTCCAGGCATTGATTTTGCAGGCACCGTGCAAGACAGCCAGGACCCACGCTATAAGGCCGGTGACAAAGTTGTGCTGACAGGCTGGCGCGTTGGCGAAATGCATTGGGGCGGATATGCCCAAAAGGCACGGGTAAATGCAGATTTGCTTGTGCCTTTGCCTCAGGGGCTTAGCACGCGGCAGGCCATGGCTGTGGGCACCGCTGGCTTTACCGCAATGCTGTCTGTTATAGCATTGGAAAACCACGGTTTATCACCAGACAAAGGCCCGGTTCTGGTGACTGGGGCAGCTGGTGGGGTTGGCTCTGTCGCCAGTGCAATTCTAAGCAATTTGGGGTATGAAGTTGCCGGGGTGACCGGTCGCCCCGAAAGCGCAGAATTTTTGAAATCTTTGGGTGTGACAACCGTCGTGGCGCGCGAAGACATCAATGAAACCGTCAAACGGCCTTTGGAAAAAGAAACCTGGGCAGGATGTATTGATGCGGTGGGCGGCGACATGCTGGCGCGGGTGCTTGGGCAGATGAAATACGGTGGTTCCGTTGCAGCAGTGGGCCTAGCGGGCGGCGCGCAATTGCCAGCAACGGTCATTCCATTCCTTTTGCGCGGGGTGAACCTATTGGGCATTGATTCTGTGATGCAGCCGTTTGAAAACCGCCAGATCGCCTGGGCCCGCATTGCAAAAGACTTGCCAATGGACAAGTTAGAGGCACTTGCACAGCCCGCGGTATTGTCAGATTTGCCAGATCTGGGGCGAGATATTCTAAAAGGCCAAGTCAAGGGCAGGGTTGTTGTAGATGTGAATGGTTGA
- a CDS encoding sulfurtransferase/chromate resistance protein: MPGLNEISPAHLMRLIGTPDCPVLIDVRLREDIADAPRFVPTSVCLPHTDLPRIHNHITQQNRSDRAVIICQKGKKLSFGVASWLRNLGVTAEVLSGGQFAWEAENLPQVPQSILQSTTSLWVTRHRPKIDRIACPWLIRRFVDPTAQFLFVPPAEVEAVAEKFAATAFDMPDGEWSHRGDLCTFDTMISRFGLAHTALDRLAQVVRAADTNRHDLSPQAAGLLAISTGLSRQYKDDTSQLQAGLPIYDALYRWARDAFAEGHDWPQSTGEK; the protein is encoded by the coding sequence ATGCCTGGACTAAACGAAATTTCCCCTGCCCATTTGATGCGCTTGATTGGCACGCCCGATTGCCCTGTTTTGATTGATGTGCGCTTGCGCGAAGATATCGCTGACGCGCCCCGTTTTGTGCCAACATCTGTCTGTCTGCCCCACACCGATTTGCCGCGCATTCACAACCATATCACCCAACAAAACCGTTCTGACCGGGCGGTGATAATCTGCCAAAAGGGCAAAAAGCTGAGCTTTGGCGTTGCCAGTTGGCTGCGCAACCTTGGTGTGACAGCCGAAGTTTTGTCAGGTGGCCAGTTCGCTTGGGAGGCTGAAAATCTGCCACAGGTACCCCAAAGCATTTTGCAATCCACCACATCGCTGTGGGTCACAAGGCACCGACCAAAAATTGACCGTATCGCTTGCCCTTGGTTGATCCGCCGCTTTGTTGATCCAACTGCACAATTTTTATTTGTGCCCCCGGCCGAAGTGGAAGCTGTTGCCGAAAAATTTGCGGCCACCGCCTTTGATATGCCCGACGGAGAGTGGAGCCACCGGGGGGATCTCTGCACATTTGATACCATGATTTCGCGGTTTGGGCTGGCCCACACAGCGCTGGATCGTCTGGCGCAAGTGGTGCGTGCCGCCGACACCAATCGCCATGATCTTTCGCCACAAGCTGCGGGTCTTTTGGCGATTTCGACTGGGCTTTCGCGGCAATACAAAGACGATACTTCGCAACTTCAGGCTGGCCTTCCGATATATGATGCGCTTTATCGCTGGGCACGTGACGCTTTTGCCGAAGGCCACGATTGGCCGCAGAGTACCGGAGAAAAATAG
- the chrA gene encoding chromate efflux transporter: MSPSFAEMWRVFGRIGLLSFGGPAAQIALMHKELVDDRPWLTEKQFLGALSFCMLLPGPEAMQLATYTGWRLRGTLGGLLAGLLFVLPGAAVILALAVLYVNFGEIDLVQAGFVGVKAAVVVVVLQALWKVSNKALKGPFSWSLAAIAFVAIYVLQLPFPFIIACAALLGALRKVAPREPQPLIELRPASETLRIILIWAGLWAAPVLIVVAFDHRFLIDIALFFSNLAVVTFGGAYAVLAYMTQTVTLEHGWISTTQMIDALGLAETTPGPLILVTEFVGLLAGYYQSGIMLMLAAGALTLWCTFVPCFLWIFAAAPFVEWLLSRPRLNQALNAITAAVVGVILNLSIWFGLHVVFSEVGNTNFGAAPALSSFQWLPLALIALAAWLLMRRKLALPWVLVICAVCAVGLSGF, encoded by the coding sequence ATGTCCCCTAGTTTTGCGGAAATGTGGCGCGTCTTTGGACGCATTGGACTGCTGTCTTTTGGCGGTCCCGCGGCCCAAATCGCCCTGATGCACAAAGAGCTGGTGGATGACCGGCCTTGGTTGACGGAAAAGCAATTTTTGGGTGCGCTGTCATTTTGCATGTTGCTGCCCGGTCCCGAAGCCATGCAATTGGCCACCTATACCGGCTGGCGTCTGCGTGGCACCTTGGGTGGGTTGTTGGCTGGGTTGCTGTTTGTTTTGCCCGGCGCGGCGGTGATCTTGGCCCTGGCCGTGCTTTATGTGAATTTTGGCGAGATTGACCTGGTGCAAGCCGGCTTTGTCGGGGTCAAAGCGGCGGTTGTTGTAGTTGTTTTGCAGGCTCTTTGGAAAGTGTCAAACAAAGCGCTGAAAGGCCCCTTTAGCTGGAGTTTGGCGGCCATCGCCTTTGTTGCCATCTATGTCTTGCAACTGCCTTTTCCGTTCATCATCGCCTGCGCAGCGCTATTGGGTGCCTTGCGCAAAGTGGCTCCTCGGGAACCTCAGCCCCTGATAGAACTGCGCCCTGCGTCAGAAACCCTGCGGATTATCTTGATTTGGGCAGGGCTTTGGGCGGCCCCGGTGCTGATTGTTGTGGCCTTTGATCATAGGTTTTTGATTGATATCGCGTTGTTTTTCTCAAATTTGGCGGTGGTGACTTTTGGCGGAGCCTATGCGGTGCTGGCTTATATGACCCAAACGGTCACGCTGGAACATGGTTGGATTTCAACCACGCAAATGATTGATGCCTTAGGGCTGGCAGAAACCACCCCGGGGCCGCTGATATTGGTCACCGAATTTGTTGGGCTTTTGGCTGGATATTACCAATCTGGCATCATGCTAATGCTGGCTGCGGGGGCTTTGACCCTTTGGTGTACTTTTGTGCCATGCTTTTTGTGGATCTTTGCTGCCGCCCCCTTTGTTGAATGGTTGTTGTCACGCCCGCGCTTGAACCAAGCCCTGAATGCGATCACCGCCGCGGTTGTTGGGGTCATTTTGAACCTTTCGATCTGGTTTGGCCTGCATGTGGTCTTTTCAGAGGTTGGCAACACAAATTTTGGCGCCGCTCCCGCTCTTTCTAGTTTTCAGTGGCTGCCACTGGCCTTGATTGCACTCGCGGCTTGGTTGCTGATGCGCCGCAAGTTGGCATTGCCTTGGGTTTTGGTCATCTGCGCGGTCTGCGCCGTAGGGTTGTCGGGTTTTTGA
- a CDS encoding ClpXP protease specificity-enhancing factor SspB, translated as MTGTIDYGNLMHDAMRGLIQKVLEGVKETGLPGEHHFFITFDTRHPLVNIATWLTERYPDEMTVVMQHWYDNLEVTDEGFAITLNFGDAPEPLYIPYDAIKTFVDPSVEFGLRFETQESDDDFEEEIAELVARVESVDEAEDEEEAPKSDAEVVSLDSFRKP; from the coding sequence ATGACGGGCACGATTGATTACGGCAATCTCATGCACGACGCGATGCGGGGGCTGATTCAAAAAGTTTTGGAAGGTGTGAAAGAAACCGGCCTGCCCGGCGAACATCACTTTTTTATCACCTTTGACACCCGCCATCCTTTGGTGAATATCGCCACATGGCTGACCGAACGCTATCCTGATGAAATGACCGTGGTGATGCAACATTGGTATGACAACCTTGAGGTCACCGACGAAGGCTTTGCAATCACTCTCAATTTTGGCGATGCGCCGGAACCGCTTTATATTCCTTATGACGCGATAAAGACCTTTGTGGACCCTTCGGTTGAATTTGGCCTGCGCTTTGAAACCCAAGAATCTGATGATGATTTCGAGGAAGAAATTGCCGAGCTTGTGGCCCGCGTGGAATCTGTCGATGAGGCAGAAGACGAAGAAGAAGCGCCCAAAAGCGATGCGGAAGTGGTCAGTCTGGACAGCTTTAGAAAACCCTAA
- a CDS encoding DUF4169 family protein, which yields MAEPVNLNRFKKHKARADKKARADQNAAKFGRTKTEKQRDMLAEKTAKNHLDAHKRDDR from the coding sequence ATGGCTGAGCCGGTCAATCTTAACCGGTTCAAAAAACATAAAGCGCGGGCTGACAAAAAGGCCCGCGCTGATCAAAATGCCGCGAAATTTGGCCGCACCAAAACGGAAAAACAACGCGATATGCTGGCAGAGAAAACCGCCAAAAACCATCTTGATGCACATAAAAGAGACGACAGATGA
- a CDS encoding HIT family protein, translated as MTYDPDNIFAKILRGEIPSEKLFEDAETYVFMDIMPRSDGHCLVIPKTAARNMLDATPAQMAACLKTAQRMAQAAMKAFDADGVTLQQFNEAAGGQEVFHLHYHVLPRYAGVSMRPPGTMADFDVLKAQADKIRAVLNA; from the coding sequence ATGACCTATGATCCAGACAATATCTTTGCCAAAATTCTACGCGGCGAGATCCCAAGCGAAAAGCTTTTTGAGGACGCCGAAACCTATGTGTTTATGGACATCATGCCGCGTTCAGATGGTCATTGTCTGGTGATCCCCAAAACCGCAGCCCGCAATATGCTGGATGCCACGCCCGCACAAATGGCAGCGTGTTTAAAGACAGCGCAACGCATGGCTCAGGCTGCCATGAAAGCATTTGATGCAGATGGGGTGACGCTACAGCAATTCAACGAAGCAGCTGGTGGCCAAGAGGTTTTCCACCTGCATTACCATGTGTTGCCACGCTATGCTGGCGTTTCGATGCGCCCCCCCGGCACGATGGCGGACTTTGACGTGTTGAAAGCCCAAGCAGATAAAATCCGGGCTGTCTTGAACGCTTAA
- a CDS encoding ester cyclase, translated as MSQKQDLLTEWFEEVWNKQNLDAIDRFFEPDTEANGILPDMAMGSGDYRDFVPLMLELVEDIDIQIKLMTENGPWLQALYHVKARASHNGAPIDVMGQVCVRFEGSLMVETYNCFDFFGLFEQLGQLPEQSLALCLTGQSFQ; from the coding sequence ATGTCGCAGAAACAGGACTTGCTTACCGAATGGTTTGAAGAGGTTTGGAACAAACAAAACCTGGACGCCATTGATCGGTTTTTTGAACCAGATACAGAGGCCAATGGTATTTTACCTGATATGGCGATGGGGTCTGGGGACTATCGTGATTTTGTGCCTTTGATGCTGGAATTGGTCGAAGATATTGACATTCAAATCAAGCTAATGACCGAAAATGGCCCGTGGTTGCAGGCGCTGTATCATGTCAAAGCGCGGGCCTCTCACAACGGGGCCCCTATTGATGTAATGGGACAGGTTTGCGTGCGTTTTGAGGGGAGCTTGATGGTCGAAACCTATAATTGTTTTGACTTTTTTGGCCTATTTGAACAGCTTGGTCAATTGCCTGAGCAATCTCTGGCCTTGTGTTTGACCGGGCAAAGCTTTCAATGA
- a CDS encoding SufE family protein, which translates to MATQAFEDIVEDFEFLEDWEDRYRYVIEQGKAMAPLDDALRVPATKVDGCASQVWLQPLINDGVFAFEGASDAMIVSGLIAVLQKLYNGLPVADVLLVDARAEMERLGLNEHLSSQRSNGLRAMIERIRLVASQA; encoded by the coding sequence ATGGCAACACAAGCGTTTGAAGACATTGTTGAAGACTTTGAGTTTCTGGAAGACTGGGAAGACCGCTATCGGTATGTGATTGAGCAGGGTAAAGCCATGGCCCCGCTGGATGACGCATTGCGCGTGCCAGCCACCAAGGTTGATGGCTGTGCCAGTCAGGTTTGGTTGCAGCCTCTGATCAACGACGGTGTTTTCGCCTTTGAGGGGGCATCAGACGCAATGATTGTCAGCGGGCTGATCGCGGTGTTACAAAAGCTTTATAATGGCTTGCCGGTTGCGGATGTGTTGTTGGTGGATGCCCGGGCCGAAATGGAACGTCTGGGCCTGAACGAGCATTTGTCCTCCCAGAGATCCAACGGATTGCGCGCGATGATTGAGCGAATTCGTCTGGTGGCCAGTCAGGCGTAA
- a CDS encoding glycosyltransferase family 4 protein translates to MRSKPRLKIAYLCDLSPHLGWTYSGGNARLFEAVQSHVGDVDFIDNGWGKVELLRRLILKTPVAINMRSRWRAHYALSKIIATHVQKQLQQKPYDVLLGAYSLHAMANIKVPDGMIRAFTSDATQSSYRGSEIGAGFGSYFKPGRLLDNWTQQHEARALAANDINIWPSEWQKDLADRCYGLAPEKSIVIPWGANIANPDPAQLHPELSLSSSVRLLLVGRDWQAKGGPMALQTLAKLRQDGIDARLTVVGTRPPASPQDAFLDVFDNLDKSVPSQLAQFENLFRTSHFLVQPSLESYGFAFCEASAYGLPSLCLRRGGIPIWDGVNGHAVTGAQGVAQFCDLIKHYIAAPEDYKTLRISSRRCFEKKLNWTAWGQTTQSCLQELCDRKALAMAS, encoded by the coding sequence ATGCGCAGTAAACCCAGGCTCAAAATTGCCTATCTTTGCGACCTCAGCCCGCACCTTGGCTGGACGTATTCTGGCGGCAACGCGCGCCTCTTTGAGGCGGTGCAATCCCATGTCGGCGATGTGGATTTTATCGACAACGGATGGGGCAAAGTTGAACTTTTACGCCGTCTGATTTTGAAAACCCCCGTGGCCATCAATATGCGCAGCCGATGGCGCGCGCATTATGCCTTGTCCAAAATCATTGCCACCCATGTGCAAAAACAGCTGCAACAGAAACCCTATGACGTGCTGCTTGGGGCCTATAGCCTGCATGCGATGGCCAATATCAAAGTACCAGACGGCATGATCCGCGCGTTTACATCTGATGCCACGCAATCCAGCTATCGTGGGTCGGAAATTGGCGCGGGCTTTGGCAGCTATTTTAAACCGGGCCGTCTGTTGGACAATTGGACCCAACAGCACGAGGCGCGCGCGCTTGCGGCCAATGATATCAACATTTGGCCATCTGAATGGCAAAAGGACCTTGCGGACCGCTGTTATGGGCTTGCGCCGGAAAAATCAATTGTGATCCCTTGGGGGGCCAATATTGCCAACCCGGATCCTGCGCAGTTGCATCCGGAGTTGTCCCTGTCATCCAGCGTGCGGCTTTTGCTGGTAGGGCGGGACTGGCAAGCCAAGGGCGGGCCAATGGCATTGCAAACCTTGGCAAAACTGCGTCAGGATGGCATCGATGCGCGTCTGACGGTTGTTGGAACACGTCCACCGGCTTCGCCCCAGGATGCATTTTTAGATGTCTTTGACAATCTGGATAAATCGGTGCCCAGCCAATTGGCGCAGTTTGAAAACCTGTTTCGCACCAGTCATTTTCTGGTTCAACCGTCCCTTGAATCCTATGGCTTTGCTTTCTGCGAGGCCTCTGCCTATGGCTTACCGTCGCTGTGCTTGCGCCGGGGTGGCATTCCTATTTGGGATGGGGTCAACGGACATGCGGTGACCGGCGCGCAGGGGGTAGCGCAGTTTTGTGATTTGATTAAGCATTATATTGCCGCGCCAGAAGACTACAAAACCTTGCGAATATCCAGTCGGCGCTGCTTTGAGAAAAAGCTGAATTGGACCGCCTGGGGTCAGACCACGCAGAGCTGTTTGCAGGAGTTATGCGATCGCAAAGCCTTGGCAATGGCCAGCTAG
- a CDS encoding ribbon-helix-helix domain-containing protein has translation MSRPIKRSLTLKGHRTSVSLEDDFWHAFKEIASKNSKPINVLAAEIDADRGFDTGLASAIRLYVLRHYKDAP, from the coding sequence ATGAGCCGGCCAATAAAGCGCTCTCTCACACTCAAAGGGCATCGTACCAGCGTGTCGCTCGAGGATGATTTTTGGCACGCCTTTAAAGAAATAGCATCCAAAAACAGTAAACCCATCAATGTCTTAGCCGCTGAAATTGATGCTGATCGCGGGTTTGATACAGGTCTTGCAAGCGCCATCCGCCTCTACGTCCTACGGCACTACAAAGACGCGCCCTAG
- a CDS encoding aminotransferase class V-fold PLP-dependent enzyme, translating to MKLDVDYVRAQFPAFAQESLKDQAFFENAGGSYTAGAVIDRLSRYYRERKVQPYAPYAASQAAGAEMDEARAGLARWLGVDTDEVSFGPSTSQNTYVLAQAFRSWLNPGDTIIVTNQDHEANTGPWRRLADDGITIREWRIDPETGRLDPDDLANLLDDSVRLVCFPHCSNVVGEINPVSEITALAHAAGAFTCVDGVSYASHGLPNVASLGADIYLFSSYKTYGPHQGIMVMRKGLGELLPNQAHFFNGDVLYKRFTPAGPDHAQVAACAGIVDYFEDLAAHHNISGPVAQKSEDIHHLLRDHETRLLQPLLDALATKNSVRVLGPNKAAHRAPTVAIATQSDPHLTATQLAERGIMAGAGDFYAVRALQGQGVSSEKGVLRVSFVHYTSKAEIDKLILALDELL from the coding sequence ATGAAACTTGATGTCGACTATGTCCGCGCTCAATTCCCTGCCTTTGCGCAGGAAAGCCTAAAAGATCAGGCGTTTTTTGAAAATGCAGGCGGCTCTTATACCGCGGGCGCGGTCATCGACCGGCTGTCTCGTTATTACCGTGAACGCAAGGTACAGCCCTATGCGCCCTATGCCGCTAGCCAAGCCGCAGGGGCAGAGATGGACGAAGCCCGCGCCGGACTGGCCCGGTGGCTCGGCGTCGACACCGACGAGGTCAGCTTTGGGCCGTCGACCTCTCAAAACACCTATGTCTTGGCGCAGGCCTTCAGGTCATGGCTGAACCCTGGCGACACCATTATTGTCACCAATCAGGACCACGAAGCCAATACAGGCCCGTGGCGACGACTGGCTGATGACGGCATCACAATTCGCGAATGGCGCATAGATCCCGAAACCGGTCGGTTAGATCCGGATGATCTGGCAAATTTGCTGGATGACAGCGTGCGTTTGGTGTGTTTTCCCCATTGTTCCAACGTGGTTGGCGAAATCAACCCGGTGTCTGAAATCACCGCTCTGGCCCATGCCGCCGGGGCGTTCACCTGCGTGGATGGCGTGAGCTACGCCTCACACGGCCTGCCAAATGTTGCATCACTTGGGGCCGATATCTATTTGTTTTCAAGCTATAAAACCTATGGCCCCCACCAAGGGATCATGGTGATGCGCAAAGGACTGGGCGAGCTTTTGCCCAATCAAGCCCATTTCTTTAATGGTGATGTTTTATACAAACGTTTCACCCCTGCCGGACCGGATCATGCGCAGGTGGCGGCCTGTGCGGGCATCGTGGATTATTTCGAAGATCTGGCCGCCCATCACAATATTTCTGGGCCTGTCGCGCAGAAATCAGAAGACATTCACCATTTGCTGCGCGATCACGAAACCCGATTGCTGCAGCCACTACTGGATGCCCTGGCAACCAAAAATTCTGTGCGGGTGTTGGGCCCAAACAAGGCAGCACATCGCGCCCCAACGGTGGCCATCGCCACCCAATCAGATCCACATCTGACCGCAACGCAATTGGCTGAACGCGGTATCATGGCCGGGGCCGGTGATTTTTACGCGGTGCGCGCGCTACAGGGACAGGGTGTGTCGTCAGAAAAAGGCGTGCTGCGGGTCAGCTTTGTGCATTACACCAGCAAGGCCGAAATCGATAAGCTGATATTGGCGCTTGATGAGCTTTTGTAA
- the fumC gene encoding class II fumarate hydratase, translated as MTETRTETDSFGPLEVPTNKYWGAQTQRSIMNFPIGWEKQPVAIVRALGVIKKACAMANKASGDMDAKIADAVIAAAGEVIEGKFDDNFPLVVWQTGSGTQSNMNSNEVIANRAIEILGGVIGSKDPVHPNDHCNMGQSSNDTFPTAMHIATAMTVRDILIPGLTKLAEGLEAKSEEFKDIIKIGRTHTQDATPLTLGQEFGGYAHQIRQGIKRVNAALPDIYELAQGGTAVGTGLNTKNGWGETVAANMAEITGLPFVTAPNKFEALAAHDAMVFMSGALATIAGSMYKIANDIRFLGSGPRSGLGELILPENEPGSSIMPGKVNPTQAEAMTQVAAHVMGNNAAMTFAGSQGHFELNVYNPMMSYNLLQSIQLLGDVADSFTTRMLNGIKANEPRIEKLMKESLMLVTALAPTIGYDNATKVAKTAHKNGTTLKEEAIALGFVDAETFDAVVRPEQMIGPKG; from the coding sequence ATGACTGAAACCCGCACCGAAACCGACAGCTTTGGCCCCCTCGAGGTCCCAACCAACAAGTATTGGGGCGCTCAGACCCAGCGGTCGATCATGAATTTCCCGATCGGCTGGGAAAAACAACCCGTGGCGATTGTGCGCGCGCTCGGCGTTATCAAAAAGGCCTGCGCGATGGCCAACAAGGCCAGCGGTGATATGGATGCCAAAATCGCCGATGCGGTGATTGCCGCGGCTGGCGAAGTCATCGAAGGTAAGTTTGACGACAACTTCCCCTTGGTTGTCTGGCAAACCGGGTCTGGAACACAATCCAACATGAACTCCAACGAGGTGATTGCCAACCGCGCCATCGAAATCTTGGGCGGCGTGATTGGGTCAAAAGACCCGGTGCATCCAAACGATCATTGCAACATGGGGCAGTCTTCCAACGACACTTTCCCAACAGCGATGCACATCGCCACTGCCATGACCGTGCGCGATATTTTGATCCCCGGCCTTACCAAATTGGCAGAGGGCCTAGAGGCCAAGTCCGAAGAATTCAAAGACATCATTAAAATTGGCCGCACCCACACCCAAGACGCGACCCCGCTGACATTGGGTCAGGAATTTGGCGGTTATGCGCATCAGATCCGGCAAGGCATCAAGCGGGTAAATGCCGCTTTGCCCGACATATATGAGCTTGCCCAAGGCGGCACCGCGGTTGGCACTGGTCTGAACACCAAAAACGGCTGGGGCGAAACCGTTGCGGCCAATATGGCCGAAATCACCGGCCTGCCCTTTGTGACAGCGCCCAATAAATTCGAAGCTCTAGCTGCCCATGACGCCATGGTCTTTATGTCCGGCGCTCTGGCGACCATCGCCGGCAGCATGTATAAAATCGCCAATGACATCAGGTTCTTGGGTTCTGGTCCACGCTCTGGTCTTGGGGAATTGATCCTGCCAGAAAACGAGCCAGGTTCGTCGATCATGCCAGGCAAAGTGAACCCGACGCAGGCCGAAGCCATGACCCAGGTTGCCGCACATGTCATGGGCAACAACGCTGCGATGACATTTGCTGGTTCGCAAGGTCATTTCGAGCTGAACGTCTATAACCCGATGATGTCCTATAACCTGCTACAATCCATCCAATTGCTGGGTGATGTGGCCGACAGCTTTACCACCCGAATGCTGAACGGCATCAAAGCCAACGAGCCACGCATTGAAAAGCTGATGAAGGAATCGCTGATGCTGGTCACAGCGCTGGCGCCCACCATCGGCTATGACAACGCGACCAAAGTGGCTAAAACCGCGCATAAAAACGGCACTACCCTCAAAGAAGAAGCCATCGCGCTTGGCTTTGTAGATGCTGAAACCTTTGATGCGGTTGTACGTCCTGAACAGATGATTGGTCCCAAAGGCTGA
- a CDS encoding GntR family transcriptional regulator — MKIDPESKTDLPIQIAKAIRASILSGEMDVDTRLPSEGELCDHFSVSRSTVREALKRLAAQNLIRTQRGATGGAFVNRLSYDEAYDQHVTTSTLLLSMNAVSFDTACEARFAMERACVPLSAERRTVDQLVNMRAEIFRQEQPGLSDEGFCASDVAFHRNLVDGAANPVLSYQLAGAVEAMQPLMNMITFSARSREKIIMLHRQIADGLQDRDVPSIYRAMDGLQAYTLELAEKTRKTRENSKS, encoded by the coding sequence ATGAAAATTGATCCCGAGTCCAAAACCGATCTGCCCATTCAAATCGCTAAGGCTATCCGGGCCTCTATTCTGTCCGGCGAGATGGACGTGGACACCCGCCTGCCCTCTGAAGGCGAGCTATGTGACCATTTTTCTGTGTCACGCTCTACGGTCCGCGAGGCACTCAAACGACTGGCGGCGCAGAACCTGATCCGAACCCAGCGTGGGGCGACCGGGGGGGCCTTTGTCAATCGGCTCAGCTATGACGAGGCTTATGATCAGCATGTGACCACATCGACCCTGTTGTTGTCGATGAATGCCGTTAGTTTTGACACTGCTTGCGAAGCGCGTTTTGCCATGGAACGCGCCTGCGTGCCGTTGTCTGCAGAGCGTCGAACTGTGGATCAGCTGGTAAATATGCGCGCTGAAATTTTCCGCCAAGAGCAACCGGGCCTGTCAGACGAAGGGTTTTGCGCCTCGGACGTCGCGTTCCACCGAAATTTGGTGGATGGCGCCGCGAATCCCGTTCTGTCTTATCAACTTGCCGGGGCCGTCGAAGCCATGCAGCCCTTGATGAACATGATAACCTTTTCTGCAAGGTCGCGCGAAAAAATCATCATGCTGCATCGTCAGATAGCAGATGGTCTGCAAGACCGCGATGTCCCAAGTATTTATCGGGCTATGGATGGGCTGCAGGCCTATACATTGGAGCTGGCTGAAAAAACTCGAAAGACGCGTGAAAATTCAAAATCTTAG